Proteins encoded within one genomic window of Acidicapsa ligni:
- a CDS encoding molybdopterin-dependent oxidoreductase has product MDNAPLEVKPEDIRRRTRRSLLIGGATAAVGGGLWKWLNSWTRIESLSAPFRRVLDFNAAIARGLFREKARAPEYARSKAVPFFRRNGDIGLADLKIQDWRLQLIGVGDPASYMQFSKDVTTWMYGVNPSVEEQAEAGSGPLPDTPIAHEADAKGEAVSMKPMKMPGDAHMGVSGLLLTMADIKRLPHAEMVTEFKCIEGWSEIVYWGGVRLRDFLAAFPPQKANYEDLRPAEFLMNFPEYIAFQTPDGQYYVGIEREVALHPQTFLAYEMNGQPLSLEHGAPLRLVTPLKYGVKQIKQIGRITYTHSRPRDYWYEQGYDYYAGL; this is encoded by the coding sequence ATGGATAATGCCCCTCTGGAAGTTAAACCCGAAGATATCCGTCGACGAACCCGGCGTAGCCTGTTGATCGGCGGCGCCACAGCGGCCGTAGGCGGAGGTTTATGGAAATGGCTCAATAGCTGGACGAGGATCGAGAGTCTTAGCGCACCTTTTCGCAGAGTTCTGGATTTTAACGCGGCAATTGCGCGCGGGTTGTTTCGAGAAAAGGCGCGCGCCCCGGAATATGCTCGATCGAAAGCTGTGCCATTCTTCCGCCGTAATGGAGATATTGGACTCGCCGACCTGAAGATCCAGGACTGGAGGCTTCAACTCATCGGTGTTGGCGATCCTGCTTCTTACATGCAATTCAGCAAGGACGTCACCACCTGGATGTACGGGGTGAACCCTTCAGTTGAGGAACAAGCGGAAGCTGGCTCTGGCCCGCTTCCCGATACGCCGATTGCCCATGAAGCTGACGCAAAGGGCGAGGCTGTGAGCATGAAACCGATGAAGATGCCGGGGGACGCACATATGGGAGTCTCAGGATTGCTCCTCACGATGGCCGACATCAAGAGACTTCCGCATGCCGAAATGGTGACTGAGTTCAAGTGCATCGAAGGGTGGAGCGAGATTGTGTATTGGGGTGGAGTGCGACTGCGGGACTTCCTCGCTGCCTTCCCCCCGCAAAAAGCTAATTACGAAGATCTGCGCCCCGCCGAATTTCTGATGAACTTTCCCGAGTACATTGCTTTCCAAACACCCGACGGTCAATATTATGTTGGAATCGAACGTGAAGTGGCTTTGCACCCCCAAACATTCCTCGCCTACGAGATGAATGGCCAGCCGCTAAGTTTGGAACACGGAGCACCTCTGCGTTTAGTGACGCCACTGAAGTATGGTGTGAAGCAGATCAAACAGATTGGCCGAATCACATATACGCACAGCAGGCCGCGAGACTATTGGTATGAGCAAGGATACGATTACTATGCTGGCTTATAG
- a CDS encoding cytochrome c3 family protein, translating into MQGNDFVQSVMYQHGVMCATCHDVHGTENYAQLRKPADKLCLDCHGPTSPNGPHTTSLEEHTHHKDGSPGSQCVACHMPKIETEGVPGSFVSSHTFKFITPAMTDKYKMPNPCTTCHTDKTTDWATKEMMGWTTASPWRVGQ; encoded by the coding sequence ATGCAGGGGAACGATTTCGTGCAGAGCGTGATGTACCAGCATGGCGTGATGTGCGCCACCTGTCATGACGTACATGGCACGGAGAACTACGCGCAGCTCCGCAAGCCTGCGGACAAGCTCTGCCTCGACTGCCACGGTCCCACATCTCCCAACGGACCGCACACGACATCCCTCGAAGAGCACACCCACCACAAGGACGGTAGCCCAGGGAGCCAGTGCGTTGCCTGCCACATGCCGAAGATCGAGACCGAGGGCGTTCCCGGTTCCTTCGTCAGCTCCCATACCTTCAAATTCATCACGCCGGCGATGACAGATAAATACAAGATGCCGAATCCATGCACGACCTGCCATACAGACAAGACGACTGACTGGGCAACGAAAGAGATGATGGGTTGGACGACAGCCTCTCCGTGGAGAGTTGGACAGTGA
- a CDS encoding tyrosine-type recombinase/integrase: MWTGRTQGYFLKHIEKTRSNSDVTRNSRLAAVKAFMRYVELRLPSSLEQVHQICAIPTKRHDQALVQHLTMKQIRAILGAPNLSTRLGIRDRAMLHLCFAAGLRVSELVDLSIESVSLRHPPRIRVCGKGRRERCLPLWKETAADLRAWLSVRGSPRTPELFVNAAGNPMRRAGFEYVLEKHVRAAALKLPELRGLCIATPAEA, from the coding sequence ATGTGGACTGGACGAACACAAGGATACTTCTTGAAACATATTGAGAAGACTCGATCGAACTCCGACGTCACGAGGAATTCGCGACTGGCCGCGGTAAAGGCCTTCATGCGATACGTCGAACTGCGCCTGCCTTCTTCACTCGAACAAGTACACCAGATTTGTGCTATCCCAACGAAACGTCATGATCAGGCCCTGGTTCAACACCTCACGATGAAACAGATCAGAGCGATTTTGGGCGCTCCAAATCTGTCAACGCGCTTGGGTATTCGAGACAGAGCAATGTTGCATCTTTGTTTCGCTGCCGGTCTTCGGGTGTCTGAGCTGGTTGATTTGTCGATTGAAAGTGTGTCCTTACGCCATCCTCCGCGTATTCGCGTTTGCGGAAAAGGAAGACGGGAGAGATGCCTTCCACTGTGGAAGGAAACTGCCGCTGACCTCCGTGCGTGGTTATCTGTTCGTGGTTCCCCTCGTACTCCTGAATTGTTCGTCAACGCTGCGGGAAATCCCATGAGACGAGCTGGCTTCGAATATGTTTTGGAAAAACACGTTCGGGCTGCAGCATTGAAACTCCCCGAACTTAGGGGGCTCTGTATCGCCACACCAGCTGAGGCATAG
- a CDS encoding cytochrome b/b6 domain-containing protein yields the protein METHQETTVAVEYKHSLATRWMHWLNFPLLFLMIYSGMLIYWADSQHEGLHSHQVYRIGIGNWTLFRPFPRWFYSSLHLKFQLAQGLAYHFFFMWFFALNGVAYVLYTFLSGEWRNLVPTRHSFAGALHVVLHDLGLSKRPLPRQKFNDAQRIAYTGVVLMGMGSLLTGLAIYKPTQLHIITTLLGGYEMARWFHFWLTLSYVGFFLVHVAQVIRAGWNNFRAMIIGYQVVSTGSDRKEASDG from the coding sequence ATGGAAACGCACCAAGAAACGACGGTTGCAGTGGAGTACAAGCACTCGCTTGCGACTCGCTGGATGCACTGGCTCAATTTTCCGCTGCTGTTCCTGATGATCTATTCAGGAATGCTCATCTATTGGGCCGATTCGCAGCACGAAGGACTCCACTCCCATCAGGTCTACCGCATCGGGATTGGGAATTGGACGCTGTTTCGGCCCTTCCCTCGATGGTTCTACAGCTCTCTGCATCTCAAATTCCAGCTTGCACAAGGGCTGGCATACCACTTCTTCTTCATGTGGTTTTTCGCCTTGAATGGCGTGGCTTACGTCCTCTATACCTTCCTGTCAGGAGAGTGGCGCAACTTAGTGCCGACCCGTCATTCATTCGCAGGGGCATTACACGTCGTGTTGCACGATCTGGGCCTGAGCAAACGCCCGTTACCACGACAAAAATTCAACGACGCTCAACGGATAGCCTACACAGGCGTCGTACTGATGGGCATGGGTTCCTTGCTTACCGGACTCGCCATCTATAAACCGACCCAACTCCATATCATCACAACCCTGCTCGGCGGCTATGAGATGGCGCGATGGTTCCACTTCTGGCTGACGCTCTCTTATGTCGGCTTCTTCCTGGTGCACGTTGCACAGGTTATTCGCGCCGGTTGGAATAACTTTCGCGCCATGATCATTGGCTATCAAGTCGTGTCTACAGGGTCCGACCGTAAGGAGGCTTCAGATGGATAA
- a CDS encoding efflux RND transporter periplasmic adaptor subunit, translated as MQNAEKKEVPTNPRRRIIWIGLGTVTVLAIVAGIWFGTQSIAKPKTKQHGPMPSMADMPAPMNDDSADSTVNGTTLQVDLGPDDLKKAQLTTVHVDMGKTTSTLRVPGIVNPDEYHEVHVTPLVGGIIKQVPVVLGDHVRRGQTLAVIFSSELATAESEYLAMLAEFEADHKKLERTQNLVKLGAASRQEEEEVTADHAAHDAHVRAALEKLRLLGASDHQIAALKQAEQIDANLSVPAPINGIVLTRTANLGLVTNMSQELFTVADLSTVWVMASINEKDFSKVHVGTTATVTTQAYPRRVWNGPVVYIQPQIDPSSRTAQARIEVANPGESLRLDMYLDVAFTAESGKGLTVPEAAVQAIGEKQYVFLPVKDSDGSFAVRQVRLGPASNGYYPILDGLKLNDEVVKEGSFILKAEAIRQHPEL; from the coding sequence ATGCAGAATGCAGAGAAGAAAGAAGTCCCCACAAACCCGCGTCGCCGGATCATTTGGATCGGTCTCGGTACAGTCACGGTTCTCGCAATTGTGGCAGGAATCTGGTTCGGAACGCAGAGCATTGCCAAGCCCAAGACGAAGCAGCACGGCCCCATGCCGAGTATGGCTGATATGCCTGCCCCCATGAACGATGATTCAGCGGACTCAACAGTGAATGGCACAACTCTACAGGTCGACCTCGGTCCGGATGATCTCAAGAAAGCGCAGTTGACAACCGTTCATGTTGACATGGGGAAGACTACCAGCACGCTTCGAGTTCCCGGAATCGTCAATCCGGATGAGTACCACGAGGTCCATGTCACACCGCTTGTTGGCGGCATCATCAAACAAGTTCCCGTCGTGCTCGGCGATCATGTGCGACGCGGCCAGACCCTGGCAGTGATCTTCAGCAGTGAGCTCGCGACGGCCGAATCCGAATATCTTGCGATGCTGGCTGAATTTGAAGCCGATCACAAAAAGCTTGAACGCACGCAGAACCTCGTCAAATTAGGGGCAGCCAGCCGGCAGGAAGAGGAAGAGGTGACGGCGGACCACGCTGCACATGACGCACATGTGCGGGCAGCTTTGGAGAAACTAAGGCTACTGGGAGCGAGCGACCACCAGATCGCCGCACTGAAACAAGCCGAACAGATCGATGCCAACCTCTCTGTGCCAGCGCCAATCAACGGCATCGTGTTGACGCGTACAGCGAACCTCGGCCTGGTTACGAATATGTCGCAGGAGTTATTTACCGTAGCAGACCTATCAACAGTGTGGGTGATGGCAAGCATCAATGAGAAAGACTTCTCGAAGGTGCATGTTGGTACAACCGCCACGGTAACAACCCAGGCTTACCCAAGGCGTGTCTGGAATGGCCCCGTTGTCTATATCCAACCCCAGATCGATCCCAGTTCACGGACAGCACAAGCTCGTATCGAAGTGGCGAATCCAGGTGAAAGTCTGCGGCTCGATATGTATTTGGATGTTGCCTTCACCGCCGAGAGTGGCAAAGGCTTAACCGTTCCCGAGGCGGCGGTACAAGCAATCGGAGAAAAGCAATATGTCTTTCTCCCGGTCAAGGATAGCGATGGGAGCTTCGCGGTACGTCAGGTGCGGCTCGGCCCTGCGTCCAATGGCTACTACCCCATTCTCGATGGGTTGAAGCTCAACGACGAGGTTGTCAAGGAAGGCAGCTTCATCCTTAAGGCCGAGGCTATACGCCAACATCCCGAGTTGTAG
- a CDS encoding tyrosine-type recombinase/integrase, with protein MEFALPAYASRQSSSLPKFLAPEVVNQVIAACPTDNAGLRDKAVLLFLARLGLRAGDIVGLRLIDVDWTNTRILLETY; from the coding sequence TTGGAGTTTGCTCTGCCCGCTTACGCTTCGAGGCAGTCTTCATCGTTGCCCAAGTTTCTCGCGCCAGAAGTTGTGAATCAGGTCATCGCTGCGTGCCCAACAGATAACGCGGGGCTACGCGACAAGGCTGTTCTTTTATTCTTGGCTCGTTTGGGACTGCGCGCAGGCGATATCGTCGGGCTACGGCTGATCGATGTGGACTGGACGAACACAAGGATACTTCTTGAAACATATTGA